The following proteins come from a genomic window of Nitrososphaerota archaeon:
- a CDS encoding transcription elongation factor Spt5, translated as MSISKKIFVLKTTAGQEKNVAKILTKRIEALNPQVYSITVLPNIKGYIFIEAENKEDLSKISHGVRHLRGRLPAPISINEVTPHLEKPTIDIISVGDIVEIIAGPLKGLSGKVTRVDKPKKEVMIEVSESAFVLPISIPIDYVKIVSKKVEKT; from the coding sequence ATGAGTATAAGTAAAAAAATATTTGTTTTAAAAACAACAGCTGGACAAGAAAAAAATGTAGCAAAAATTCTTACTAAAAGAATTGAAGCTTTAAATCCTCAAGTTTATTCAATTACAGTTCTTCCAAATATTAAAGGTTATATTTTTATTGAAGCTGAAAATAAGGAAGATTTATCTAAAATTTCTCATGGTGTAAGACATTTAAGAGGAAGGCTTCCAGCACCTATTTCTATAAATGAAGTTACTCCACATTTAGAAAAACCTACAATAGATATAATTTCCGTGGGAGATATAGTTGAAATAATAGCTGGTCCACTTAAAGGTTTAAGTGGAAAAGTAACTAGAGTGGATAAACCAAAAAAAGAAGTTATGATAGAAGTTTCAGAATCAGCTTTTGTATTACCTATTTCAATACCAATAGATTATGTTAAGATAGTTTCAAAAAAAGTTGAAAAAACATGA
- a CDS encoding 50S ribosomal protein L11: MKKINKFIIEGGKATAGPPIGPALGPLGVNVLAIVEKINELTSSFMGMRVPVEVIIDTDTKDFEVNVGIPSTAALIMQEIKKEKGAAMPGKETLGDISFQKIIEIAKIKMKHLQAKTLKSAVKQIVGTCVSMGVTIDKKNPKEVIKAIEKGEYNKYLGE; encoded by the coding sequence ATGAAGAAAATAAATAAATTTATTATTGAGGGAGGAAAAGCAACTGCAGGTCCACCTATAGGTCCTGCATTAGGGCCGCTAGGAGTAAATGTTTTAGCAATAGTTGAAAAAATAAATGAATTAACATCTAGTTTTATGGGTATGAGAGTTCCTGTCGAAGTAATCATTGATACAGATACGAAAGATTTTGAAGTAAATGTAGGTATTCCAAGCACAGCTGCTTTAATAATGCAAGAAATTAAAAAAGAAAAAGGAGCTGCAATGCCTGGAAAAGAAACTCTAGGAGATATTTCATTTCAAAAAATAATTGAAATAGCTAAAATTAAAATGAAGCATTTACAAGCAAAAACATTAAAATCTGCTGTAAAACAAATTGTAGGAACTTGTGTTAGTATGGGAGTTACGATCGATAAAAAGAATCCAAAAGAAGTTATTAAAGCTATTGAAAAAGGTGAATATAATAAATATTTAGGAGAATGA
- the rplJ gene encoding 50S ribosomal protein L10 — MSLIQKSKKSKKNELFEKLDKLIQKYKVIAIFDLFKVRANLIHQLRSKLRGEAEIIIVKKSILEKVLEKNNKKMLIEFLSNMKHPVGVIFTNMSAFKLSLILEKSRVLMHAKGGEKADIDVIVPECNTGLQPGPVLSDFGKMKIPTRIEGGNIWIAKDTLVARKGEEISQMLASLLVKLDIKSVLRGIDLILAYEDGLIIEGEKLKINLEDYKINISKAFENALKLSIEAQYITKENIPYLINKAILQAKNLGIHIGYPSKDLIKEIIIKAYMNAEKIKEISKT; from the coding sequence ATGTCATTAATACAAAAATCTAAAAAATCTAAAAAAAATGAATTATTTGAAAAATTAGATAAATTAATTCAAAAATATAAAGTAATAGCTATTTTTGATTTATTTAAAGTTAGAGCTAATTTAATTCATCAATTAAGAAGTAAACTTAGAGGAGAAGCTGAAATAATCATAGTTAAAAAATCTATTCTTGAAAAAGTTTTAGAAAAGAATAATAAAAAAATGCTTATAGAATTTTTATCAAATATGAAGCACCCTGTAGGGGTAATATTTACAAACATGAGTGCTTTTAAACTTTCATTAATACTTGAAAAAAGTAGAGTTTTAATGCATGCTAAAGGTGGAGAAAAAGCTGATATTGATGTAATAGTTCCAGAATGCAATACAGGTCTTCAGCCAGGACCAGTATTAAGCGATTTTGGAAAAATGAAAATTCCTACAAGAATAGAAGGGGGAAATATATGGATTGCAAAAGATACATTAGTAGCTAGAAAAGGAGAAGAAATATCTCAAATGCTTGCAAGCTTATTAGTTAAATTAGATATTAAATCTGTTCTTAGAGGAATAGATTTAATTCTTGCTTATGAAGATGGATTAATCATTGAAGGAGAAAAATTAAAAATAAATCTAGAAGATTATAAAATAAATATTTCAAAAGCATTTGAAAATGCTCTTAAATTAAGCATAGAAGCTCAATATATAACTAAAGAAAATATTCCTTATTTAATTAATAAAGCAATATTGCAAGCAAAGAATTTAGGAATTCATATAGGATATCCATCAAAGGATCTAATTAAAGAAATAATAATTAAAGCATATATGAATGCAGAGAAAATAAAAGAAATATCTAAAACATGA
- the rpl12p gene encoding 50S ribosomal protein P1 produces MIYIYAALLLHGAGKSITEENIRNIVKAAGIEPEETQIKALVAALSGVNIDEVLKTASLTPIAAQPIATPQAAPEPKKEEKKKEEVEEKKEEEALAGLSALFG; encoded by the coding sequence ATGATCTATATTTATGCAGCTTTATTATTGCATGGTGCTGGAAAATCGATTACAGAAGAAAATATAAGAAATATTGTGAAAGCTGCTGGAATAGAGCCTGAAGAAACTCAAATAAAAGCATTAGTAGCAGCATTATCAGGAGTGAATATTGATGAAGTTTTAAAAACAGCTTCTTTAACACCTATTGCAGCTCAACCAATTGCAACTCCTCAAGCTGCACCAGAACCTAAAAAAGAAGAAAAGAAGAAAGAAGAAGTTGAAGAAAAGAAAGAAGAAGAAGCATTAGCTGGTTTAAGCGCATTATTTGGTTAA
- a CDS encoding 50S ribosomal protein L1, producing MSIPNIEEAIANARKNSVKKNFKQSFELIINLKDVNLEKPESRIYEIVELPNGLSNKKRKICVIASGDLALRASKTDGINKVFQRNDIEAIIGNKKMARKIAESYDFFLVESSLIGIVAKALGAALGGRGKRPIPISSNQNLEELVSKYSKSVILNTRKNPEIKCIIGTEDMSDKEIKENAEAVIKHLISKLEKEVKNIKSIYIKLTMGKPIKLSLGAK from the coding sequence ATGAGTATCCCTAATATAGAAGAAGCAATAGCAAATGCAAGAAAAAATAGTGTGAAAAAAAATTTTAAACAATCTTTTGAATTAATTATTAATTTAAAAGATGTAAATCTTGAAAAACCAGAATCTAGAATATATGAAATTGTTGAATTGCCAAATGGTTTATCTAACAAAAAGAGGAAAATATGTGTTATAGCTTCAGGAGATTTAGCTTTAAGAGCAAGTAAAACCGATGGAATTAATAAAGTTTTTCAAAGAAATGATATAGAAGCAATAATAGGTAATAAGAAAATGGCTAGAAAAATTGCAGAAAGTTATGATTTCTTTTTAGTAGAATCTTCCTTAATTGGAATAGTAGCAAAAGCTTTAGGTGCTGCTTTAGGTGGAAGAGGTAAAAGGCCTATACCTATTTCTTCTAATCAAAATTTAGAAGAATTAGTTTCAAAATATTCTAAAAGTGTTATTTTAAATACTAGAAAAAATCCTGAAATAAAATGCATAATAGGTACAGAAGATATGAGTGATAAAGAAATAAAGGAAAATGCTGAAGCAGTTATAAAACATTTAATAAGTAAGCTTGAAAAGGAAGTAAAAAATATTAAATCAATATATATTAAATTAACAATGGGCAAGCCAATTAAATTAAGTTTAGGTGCTAAATAA